In Monodelphis domestica isolate mMonDom1 chromosome 1, mMonDom1.pri, whole genome shotgun sequence, the sequence AGATTCCCCTACTTCCCCCACCCTCGTCCCACCCTCGTCCCACCCTcgtcctgccctgccctgccctgccccacCTATTTGAAATGTgtcaggttatttttttttaacaaactttATTTGTgacatttgtaaaaagaaaaccattgaaaccaaaatgaaaagcaaattaaaaattctaataTATAAGTCcttctatatatatagatatttatagacTCATGGGGCCTTTCCACAAGGGTGGAGGCTGGCACTGCAGGAAGGAGGCCAAGACCCAGGCACACAGACACCCCTATCCCCATTCCCCCCAACCTGACTAGGGAAGAGGGCAGCAAGGTCCCAGCAGCAAAGGGGCTCGATTCTGGGCTCAGTCCATCTTGAGGTTGACATAGATGTAGCGGATGAActtgagggaagagaagaaggaaatggtgccCAGCATGAGGAAGAAAACGTAGGCTGTGAGGAAGGAGTAGCCGAAGAACTCCACGGTCTGCACAGGGCCAGACATGTTAGAGCGCCGGGCATAGTAGAAGACAGAGTAGAAGAAGATGAAGAGGCCCGTGGAGCCCACACTGAGCACTGAGCGCCACCACCAGCGATAGTCCTCTCCAGAGAGCTGGAAGTAGGTGAGTGCAATGGAGATGCAGGCGCCCACACTCAGCAGGATGGCGAAGACGAAGAAGAGGATGCCATAGAGTGTGTACTGCTCTCGTCCCCACACTGTAGCAAAGATGTAGTAGAGCTCCACAGAGATGGCACTGTCAGGAGAAGGCAGAGGATCAGCAGGCACACACCTGACCAAGGGCTTCCCTTTACTCCCAACCTGGGCCATTTCAGGAGACCAATATGGGCATCTCTCCTGATTGGATCTCTGGGTGGAGTCACCTTTGGATTCCCCACTTAACCCCACCCCTCATGGGTCTAGTGGACCCACTGTTGATTAAATCAATTATGATAGGCTTTAGTAACAAGGGGGAGGAAATGAAGTCAGAAATTAGAAGTTTCTGATAATTAAAGGAATAATGTAACAAGTGAGCAACAAATTTCTCTAgaaaactaaaagaagaaaaaaaagtcctgTCTAACATGGAAAATGATGGAAATGGTCTCGGTGGGACACCCAGGCCCAAACCCTATGTTATCTTTGAAGCTGGTTGTAGAGAATCAGGGAGATGTAGGGTAAATACCTGAAAGGCAGAAAGCCACCAATGGTCATGTGGACAACAGTAGACTTGTACCAGGGCTGGGCTGGGATCTCTCGGGCAATGTTCTTGGTCCTACAGGGCGCATCAAAGGGGGTGGCATTGTTCTTACCAAAGATGCCACCTATGACAGTGAGAGGGAAGCCCACCAGGAGCCAGACCATTAGCAGCAGGAGGATGGTAGTGGCTGGCAGCGCCTGTGTTGATCCATTGGCCCAATGTACTGAGTTCACCACGCTCCAAGTCAGGAAGAAAGGCACTGCAGGGATGGGGCCCCAGGAGAGTAGAGATCAGCATTGGAAGTCACATTCTTGGGGAGACCCCTTAGACTGGACCtgaagggggaagagggggaaccaACCTGCCATTCTAGCCCTAGATTTCTATATGGATCtagtcccacccccaccccccaccaatcAATTTCCCAATTCTCTTTACTTTTGGTCTTATCTCCCACTTACCCACCAACTCTAAGAAATAGGGCCAAGCCTATTTTTAGAGACAAAGTAGGTAACTGCCCACTATATAGAATGATTTAAGATATGTGAATAGAACTGGATGTTCCTAAATTCATCCATTTTCCCACCAGTCTGCTATTATCTCCATAATTgaaagtattatatttctttgaattaagGTATTGTTCAAAACAGATACTGTGAGGGATTAATGTTACCTTCCCTCATctgttgtttttaataataatgaactagtatttatataatgcttttgaggtttgcaaaaccTCTTACATAAGTCATCTAGTTTGAACCTTACAAgaaccttgtgaagtaggtgctattgttattcccattttacagatgaggaaatggaagctgagggaggttaagaaacttgccaggtcacaaagctagtaaggcagtatttgaactcaggtcttcctgactcaagtctaAGACTATTCATTTTAACGCCATGATTATGATATCAAGACGGACCTCTTGCAGAGGGAATGGGACATGACACTAATAAATTTATGTTAGAACCATATACCAAACCATAAGGATTTTGAGGGCAAGGTCCTTTTATTTTACCACTGATTGGTCCTGTTCCTATAATTGACTTCAATAAGGTtgtaatacatgtttgttgaactAGGGACTAGACAAATTCAGCACATAGATAGCTAACCTGAGAGGACAGACCTGGTTGAGATATTCTAATGAAAGGCCCTCAGTAGCTATGGTACAATATGTGAGTACTGGGAAGGATCCTAGAGGGGATGACATAATGAAAAACAAACTTGACTTTAATACAATTTTGCCTTAGGCCAACCCTCCTCTAAAGCACATTTTGGCCCATCCCAGGGTGAGTGAAGTCCTCACCAGAGAAGAGGCTGGTGGTGAGGATGATGTTCCAGACCCAGCGCTCGCCTCCAATCTGCCGGTAGAAGTGGCTGGACACATAGCCAGCAATGCAGCAGGTCAGAGCATACAGCAAGATGGCTGCTGAGTTGATTGCGCCATGGCGGTGCACATTGAACATGCCCAGCAGTGCCATGATGATGATGCCTACAGGGTAACAGTGTGAAGCCTGCATTAGATCTTCCTTATCCAATACTAGAAGTCCTATAGGAATCAGCTTTTCCCTCACTCAAATATAGGAGTTCTAACAGAAGAATTTGTTCCCTCTTACCCACCCTATACCTTCAATGATACTACTAATTTCTGTCTATAATTTCTGTCAGTGGTTCTGGCCCATAGGTGGAACATGCTTTGTAGCTCTTTTGCTTTTCAGGAAGAAGAAACAGATACTTCCCAATAAGAGAGTACCACTACCAGAGATACCTAGGACATGCCACCTCCCCAAAAACCTAGATTGCCTCACTTTCTAGGTGGTCCTTAGCTGAACCAATAGTCCCATTCCCTAGGGAGATATCCTTAGCTGATTCTATTCCCCTCACCAGTGCCAAGAGCCAGGAACTGGGCACCAACGCCAAGTACCGCACAGAGTAGACCACGACATGGGGGAAAGCGGAAAACATCAGTATGGATAATCTTCCAACCATTGTCACCCTGGTCAAAGTCATCAGTGGAGCTACCAGAGGTTGGCTCCTCATCCAAATTGTAGCGGGCCAAGTCATTACGAAGGACCCGCATGAGGATGACAGCTACAAATCCCACCAGTAGAAACACCAGCACCATAGAGTTGATAATGGAAAGCCAGTGGATCTCCAGTGTTCGAGGGAAAAAGCCACCATCATCACCATGGCGCCTATCACCTCGACGTTCTGCTGAAGTCTCAGACCAGTGCACACTATAAGTGTGAGTGAGGTCCAGAGGCTCTTCAGGCCGTGCCACATCCAGGCTATGGGGCTTGACATCACGAACTGAGACATTGGCAAAGACAATTCGATCCCCATGGAACTCAAGGTGAAAATCCAGGTGAGTCCAGAGTCCTATCTTGTGACTATGTGGAAGGAAACCACTCTCCTCCATGTAGCCCACAAAACCACGAATTGGCAGGTCATCCACCACAAACTCAAAGTAGTATAATTCCTCAATGGCCTGGCGAAGCTGCTCAACCTATGGAAGATAGATAGGATTGGACAATATCCTTTCAGGAATAGGGTGGAAGGAGAATTTGATTATATGATAACCATTCCATTCTCTTGAGGATCACTTTAGAAGGGGTGATAGTATGGTATTATATGGTATATACTATATGGTATTAGGATTAGAAAGGAAGAAGATGAGAACATGTTTCTACATGGTTTGAATTACACCCAATTGTAGAAATTTGCTATAGAGGATATGTGGAAGGAAGTtgatagagagaaaaggaaatatttgataGCTAGTTGACAGAGTGGGCAGAATAAGTCAGGAGGAATAGTGTTCAATTCTAGCCTTaaacacttatgagctgtgtgaccctgggcaagtcacaagacAGATGTCAGCTTCAGTTTCTCcacctgtaaaatgtggatagtaGTACCTACCTTCTAGGTTTGATACAGgaaaaaatgagatctttataaagcattttttaaaacttgagtGCTGTGTTCATGCTAGCAACTGCTATTTACTGGATGAAATAATCCATTTGAGAATAAAAGATAGAACCTTattgcaaaagcaaaaaaaaaaatccagcagcATAGTAAAATGGGTGAGGATTAGGTTGTTAGCAACTTCACCAGACCCTCATCTTCCCCATCTTCAAGACTGGAATAAAAATGCATGCCCTCACTACATTATAGAGTGTTTGTGAAGATCAGATGGCATAACAGACAAAAAAAGACTTTGAATATTATAACATGCTACAAATGTGTAGGGTGTTACTTTAACAGGGGAAAAGGTAAGCAGGGACCATCATAAACATGCTGACCTGGGCAAAAGTTAGCTGCATCTGGCACAATGTTTGTTTCTCAACATTCTCCCGGAAGCGTATCTGATACATAGACTCAGCCATTCGGTCACCATCCAACACCTCACCCAGGCTGAGGCTCTTGTGGCGGATCTTTTCAGGGCAACAAACGGGCAGCTGGTAGTAGTGGTATGTCTCCTGGGGGTTGTGGTAAGGGCCCACCTTGTTGACATATAGCATGACAGGGTCTCCAGGCTGATAGTGGGTCTCACTGGTCACCACAGGAATCAGGCCAAAGCACAGGAGCAGCAGCACTGGCAGCCATGAGCAGGGCCTGCCTTGAAAGGTGGGCAGAGGTGTCATCCTGAAGGCAGCCTGACCTGGTAGGAAAGTTACTGGGTCACACAAACTCAGATCAATACTCTGCCGGATCCCCCACCCGCACTCCCCCAGGCACTGGCAGAATGTGGCCCATTACAGAGTTCTGGGTGTATCTTCTTCCTGCAAAGTGGGGTTGGGTGAGGCTACTCTCCACAGCTCTTCCAACTCTTAAGCCCCAAATCCATCACTCACCATCTGggcctgggcaggtcacttcccCATCCCGTGCCTCAGTGTCCTTATTTGCAAAGTGAGAGGGctaaattagatgacctctaaggtctccttCCAGCTCCAATGTATAGTTCTAAGTGATGAGACCTTTGTCCTCCCATGAAGGGACCCGGCTCCTACCTGCGAGACTGCGCCCCTCCCTCCCCATTTATGGCTAGGATGAGTTGGCTGTCAGAGGTGCAGAGCGCGCGACCCGGACAGTGCCGGGCGCCAACCAAGCCCAGCCAAGCCTGCAGCAGACGACACCAACACCTCGCTGCCCCGCCCCCGCTCCGTTTCCATGGAAACTTCTCGAGCTCCGGTCCCTACCCCCGCCCCGTGGCCCGGGGTCCTCACCTAGACAGGAGGGGTGACCGAGGCGACGCCGGCGGCGGCCTCCGTGGGGCCCTTGCTGCCCACGGGTTCTTGGTTGGGGTCTTTTCCAGAACAGCGGCAGCGGCGCTGGAGGGGTCCTGACGTCCGATGGACCGCCGGGCTTGGGGCTGACCCGGACACGCCTGTTTCCAGCAGCCACTCTGGCTGCAGTTTTAAACTTGACTCGGTATTTCTCTCCCACCCCTGCCCCGTACCCCAACAGCACGCTCCAGGTGGACAGCCTGAAGGCCGAGCTGGCCTGTCCCTGAACACGGGGGTTCTTCCGGCAAGCTGCGTGGGCAGCCCAGGACACGTCGAGATTCCAAACTTCCGCCCACAGAGGGCGGGGACTTCACACGCCGCCGCAGCCCGCTGGGGATTCAGGAGCCCAGCTGAGCTTAAAAGGCCTGCGTCCCCGGGTCCAGAAGGCTATTGGCTTCGGGCTAAGGCCCTGTTTTTGGATCGTCTGCACAGCTTCCCGTGTCAGCGAAGGACCAACATGCAGTTTCCTTACACCCGGATTTGTGGAAAGGACTCTAAAAACCCAGGCCACGCCCTTCTAACCCTACTGGCATTTCTGGAGTGCCTGTCAAGGGTTTTGGTCCCGGGCAGTAAAGGTCAGGCAAAGGAGGCTGAGAAGGGGGAACCAAGAGAATTCGTTTTTCTATTTTGGTTTGACTGACGGGGAAACCGAGCCCCAGAGACGTTAAACACCTCGTagcagaggttggatttgaacccagatagtTTCCTCCAAAGTCCGGCCGTCATGTAACCTGCCCATCTTTGCTAGGTCTCCAGAACCTGCCGCTGGCAAAAACCGAAATCCATCCTGCCCCACGTATGATACAGTGATTGCTGATAAAAGAGCAGAGAAGTGTGTTCAAATGCACTGCAATACATTATACTAGAGAACAGAAGGGGTGGGAAAGAGAATAGGAGACAAAGATCTCTAGTGTTTTGAAGAGGAGGGCGTGCTGAAAGGAAAGTGGAGGCAACTGCCCGGAAAGCCCAAGCCAAATTCCTCCTCGTCCTGCCTCTTTGACCAGAGCTCTTCTCTTTCCAAGGTCCAGGGCGCCACTTCTTTCTGCCTTCTCATTGATTCCTAATCCCCAGGAAGAAAACAGTACCAGTCCAACAGGATCATTTAGGATGTTCCTGACCAATGGTCGGGATGAACTTCCCTCACTGAAACTTAGCCCAAGAACAATCTCTCTCCAGAGAGAAAAGATTCAATACCACCACCACTGCCACGCCCAAATAAAAAACCATGAAAATAGCGTGGGGGCAGTGAGTATCCTTTCATGTCTTGAATTTAAGAAGGGAAAACTTTGCAGCAACTCACCCTAGGTAGGTTAAAATGAGAAGCTGGAGATAGTGaagatgagagaaaggaaaaattgcTTCAACTTTGATGCAGTTTAGTGCTGGCTGTCCTCTTTTAAAAGAACTTTGTTTAGAAAGAGGAACCCAGGGGCACAACCACTCCCAGGTACTGTTTGCCCTGAGAAGAACTTGAGATTTTTCTGCAAAACTCAAACCACTCACAAAACAACCTCTCCCCCTACTCATGGAGATAAATAGATGCCAAAGTGAAGTGCTGCTTTGGGCCAATGGTTTTTAATGGGGGGAACAAACCAGGACCCCAAATTCAACTTTCCCATTTATATCCATCCTTCTCCAGCCTAGTAACTCTACCTGCAGACTTCAGCTCTCCATGTATGAAGGTTTCCTAAACAAATGACAGCTTTTTAAAAACCAGCCAAGGGTTGGAGACATTACCCACAGAATCATCCATACTTCCCTCCCATAGTACATATGGTGAAAGCAAGATTGTCTTCTGAGATGAGTGAGACTTTTTCACTTAGAGTGATCTTAGATTTGACTGTAATTACTACCCTTCTTGCCTAGGATTACTTCATTTCTAGAGACCTCATTCCcaagaagaaaactgaagaggTCCTAATGGGTCTTTTTCACTGTAATGATCCCTGGGGAATGACCCATTTTCTGGATTGAGGAATATGACCAGCATAAAAACTAGGGCTCTAGATCCATCAGGAACAGACTAATTTTTAGGAGATAATTAGAATGTTACCTCATGATTTATACTGTAATCTGTGTGTGTAGTTTTCCAGCAGGAGTGAGGAGATAGAAGGGGTCTGCTGCTCTTGGAAAAAGAGAAAGTTAAGAGTATAAGGGACCCAAGACTGGATGTCATATAACCCCCTAATTTTATAGCCAAAGAACCTAAAATCCAGAGAGGGTTTTAAAACCCAGCAGAACTGGGACTTGAACTCCATTCTGCTGATTCCCAAGGCCACAACTTTCCAGCGTGCCCCACTGAGCTACTTTAAAGGGAAGACTTTTTCTCCAGTATAGCTTTTATTTCCTCCCCAGCCCctataacagtgatggcaaaccttttgaagatgagtgtccaaactg encodes:
- the TM9SF1 gene encoding transmembrane 9 superfamily member 1 translates to MTPLPTFQGRPCSWLPVLLLLCFGLIPVVTSETHYQPGDPVMLYVNKVGPYHNPQETYHYYQLPVCCPEKIRHKSLSLGEVLDGDRMAESMYQIRFRENVEKQTLCQMQLTFAQVEQLRQAIEELYYFEFVVDDLPIRGFVGYMEESGFLPHSHKIGLWTHLDFHLEFHGDRIVFANVSVRDVKPHSLDVARPEEPLDLTHTYSVHWSETSAERRGDRRHGDDGGFFPRTLEIHWLSIINSMVLVFLLVGFVAVILMRVLRNDLARYNLDEEPTSGSSTDDFDQGDNGWKIIHTDVFRFPPCRGLLCAVLGVGAQFLALGTGIIIMALLGMFNVHRHGAINSAAILLYALTCCIAGYVSSHFYRQIGGERWVWNIILTTSLFSVPFFLTWSVVNSVHWANGSTQALPATTILLLLMVWLLVGFPLTVIGGIFGKNNATPFDAPCRTKNIAREIPAQPWYKSTVVHMTIGGFLPFSAISVELYYIFATVWGREQYTLYGILFFVFAILLSVGACISIALTYFQLSGEDYRWWWRSVLSVGSTGLFIFFYSVFYYARRSNMSGPVQTVEFFGYSFLTAYVFFLMLGTISFFSSLKFIRYIYVNLKMD